From a region of the Triticum aestivum cultivar Chinese Spring chromosome 7D, IWGSC CS RefSeq v2.1, whole genome shotgun sequence genome:
- the LOC123168597 gene encoding E3 ubiquitin-protein ligase RNF4 yields MGTVGAWRRAQDGSVTTGEAVEDLDRSPIAAAGGGGGQHEAPNTAGTRAAPIDVEALGDERRSRAKIKRRVVVVDLEADADQEGCGDARTTFNRLSGNKRRKVPPVISLSPDREERSSNQRNSTVRVSRPSANAAPNEPTFTCPVCLNKMELPSATSCGHVFCEKCIKAAIKAQKKCPTCRKRLGPKSYRRVYLPATADQV; encoded by the exons ATGGGTACGGTCGGCGCTTGGAGGCGAGCACAGGATGGTTCCGTCACTACCGGTGAAGCCGTCGAGGACCTGGATCGAtctcccatcgccgccgccggcggcggcggcggccagcacGAGGCTCCGAACACCGCGGGCACACGGGCCGCGCCCATTGACGTCGAAGCGCTAGGCGACGAG AGGAGGTCGAGAGCTAAGATAAAGCGCCGTGTGGTTGTTGTGGATCTGGAGGCGGATGCTGATCAGGAAG GTTGTGGTGATGCAAGAACAACATTTAACCGTCTCAGTGGGAACAAAAGGCGGAAGGTTCCACCTGTTATATCCCTTTCTCCGGACAGGGAAGAAAGATCCAGCAATCAG CGAAACAGCACGGTGCGAGTCAGTAGACCAAGTGCCAATGCTGCTCCAAACGAACCGACGTTCACTTGCCCGGTGTGCCTGAACAAGATGGAGCTGCCGTCCGCGACAAGCTGTGGCCATGTCTTCTGTGAGAAGTGCATCAAGGCGGCCATCAAGGCCCAGAAGAAATGCCCTACTTGTAGGAAGAGGCTAGGGCCGAAGAGCTACCGCCGAGTTTACCTACCTGCAACTGCTGATCAAGTCTGA